The following coding sequences are from one Ornithodoros turicata isolate Travis chromosome 1, ASM3712646v1, whole genome shotgun sequence window:
- the LOC135389578 gene encoding uncharacterized protein LOC135389578, producing the protein MEVSPTAANVGDFAIYLPPFIRSRPDLWFPQAESQFSLGGITTQSIRYHHISSVVCEDVLLEASDVLSSPPLEDPYDALKRAIISIVHPSDRQRLHELFSKEPLGDRKPSQLVRHMKQILGTAPFDDKLFRELLLSKLPHAVQLALSVPEETCIAAVATR; encoded by the coding sequence ATGGAAGTTTCACCTACCGCGGCCAACGTTGGGGATTTCGCTATCTACCTGCCGCCATTTATTCGGTCCCGACCCGACCTATGGTTTCCACAGGCGGAATCGCAATTCTCCTTAGGCGGCATCACTACCCAATCGATTAGGTACCATCACATCTCGTCCGTCGTTTGCGAGGACGTGCTACTCGAGGCCAGCGACGTCCTCAGCTCACCTCCATTAGAAGATCCCTACGACGCCCTTAAGCGTGCTATTATCAGCATAGTTCATCCTTCCGATCGTCAGCGGCTGCACGAGCTCTTCTCAAAGGAGCCCTTGGGAGACCGCAAGCCTTCACAGCTCGTCAGACACATGAAACAAATCCTCGGAACGGCTCCTTTTGACGACAAGCTCTTTCGTGAGCTCTTACTCTCAAAACTTCCTCATGCCGTCCAGCTGGCACTGTCTGTTCCGGAAGAGACCTGTATTGCGGCCGTGGCTACGCGATGA